The genomic stretch AAAACTGCTGATCAAGTGTTTTGATTTTAAGCAGCTGCGCGATCGGCTGGGCTATCTTGTCCATCTTCTGCGGGGGAATGACCGGCTTGTGCAGGTCACGGGTGTCGGTGTTGCTGATCTTGAGGTGTTGGAGGAACAAGCGGTGCAGGATATCTTTCTGATCAGCGAAAATTTCAGAAACCAACTGCATGATATTTTCGCGGCGGGCGAGCTGCCTGAGTCGGACGCGCATATCCAGGAACGGGCCTGCAAGGCATCCGGCTGGTTTCAGGAAAAATTTAACCTGATCTTCGCTGATTCCATTCCCAAGCTGCATATTGATACCGATAATAAGGAACTGGGCAAAAAGATAAATAATGTCCTGAACAACCTGAAGCTGGATCTGGCTGTGAAGCTGGCCGGAGTCCGCTCCTGTGAGCAGGGATTTTCTCCGTCAAAATATCTGCGGGCTGTTTCTACGGCTGAGATCAACTTTGTCCCGGAAAAAGCGAAAAAGTCGCAGATGCCGGAATATTCTGAAGCGGATGTCGAACATCCTGAGCTGTTCAAGGCCTTGAAGGCGTGGCGGACGAAAAAGGCCAAGAAACTGGATCTTGCTCATTTTCAGATTCTCCATCAGCGGACCCTGATTCAGATTGCTGTTGCCCTGCCGGATAATTTGGTTGATCTGAAGAAAATTCACGGGGTGGGGAAGATGACTGTGCAGAAGTACGGTGAAGATTTGGTTGGGTTGGTTGCGGAGTATCGAGACAGGGAGTGAGATGAGTAGAGTAGGTCTTATTGAGCGCAGCGAAATCAGAAGATTTGCGGAATGAGCTGTCTGTTTTCGTTTTACTCAAGCAGGCCCTACCTGACTGAGAATATAACAACTATCATGTTGGAAGTGGCTGAAAACGTGGGGCTTATTTGACGCCTTTTTCGTTTAAAAAACGGCTGTATTTCATATCAGCACCCTTAATATGAGTTTGCAACCAGTTACTGAGGAAATGAAGGACGGAAACTGATACTATATTTTTCCCTTGATCAAAGCCTTTTTTGAACTCCAAAACTTTTTTCACGAATTCAACATGTTCTTTTTTATGCTCTCTCTCATGCGGATATTTAAACTCTTTAAAGTACTTTTCTTCTGTTTGAAAATGAGAAGCAGTATAGGCGATAAGGTTATCAAGAATTTCGCCAAGAACATCATTCCCTTTTCCAGCCTTCATGGCATCTGTCAATTCATTCACCATGCCTACAAGTTGTTTATGCTCTTGATCAATCTTCGCAATATTCACACTATAACTGTCATTCCATCGGATTAGGCTCATTTTGCACCTCTCTCTATTTTTTTGAAATGTCGTTAAAAAAGGAAAAATTTTTTCTGCACAACACAGCAATACCCTGGCAAAAAAAGAAATCTTCGTTTTTTTCTTGGCTCGTGCAATTCTCCTGAATCATCTGCCTATATAAAATTTAATCAGCTAAACCTGTAAAAGTAAACTTGTATATGCAGTTTTTTTGAATCCAGGTAATACCCCCAAAGGGAGAGGGACGGAATATGGAAAATCAGGGATTTTTAACCGGAAGCGGGAAGGAGTGGGGCAATATGGTGCTGATGCCGCTGTTCCTTCTCGTTGTCTTGTTGAGCAGTTGCGCCACGCCCGCCATCTTGTGAGCGCTGGATGCGGAGACTAAACAGCCCATAGAGGGGGCGGTGGCCTTGGCTGATCGTTTGGCAACGGATATCTTTCTCTCTTCAGCCTCTGATGAGGTTTGTTTGTAGATGTCTGATCTTCGGTTGTTGTTCGGGTTGACGCTATAGAGATGCAAGTTGGTTGGTATCGAAAAGTCGAAAAACGGGGGCTGTTTGCTTATTTTATAGGAGGATACATGATTACGATTAAGAAGAGTGCAACGGCAGACACGAGGACATGCGACTGGTCGAAAGTGACGAAAGAGCAACTTAGAAAAAGCACTGAACAGCACAGAGACGATGTCATGAAGGGCCTTGCCTTTTTCATGGAATTGATCCGTGAAGCCGGGGAACGGCATGATCTCGATAAGCTGAGCGACCTCGACGGTTTTCATCGGGATTTTCAGACGGGCTTCAAGCAGACTGAGTGGTGGGATAACCACCGGAAGATTGCCCGGCATCATCTTTTTTCCGAGGACGGCATCCCTGATGACGTGAATTTGGTTGACGTGCTGGACATGATAACCGATTGCGTCATGGCTGGCATGGGAAGGGCCGGAAGCGTGTACCCTCTTGAGATTGCGCCTGAAACGCTGATGAAGTCATTTCAGAATACGGTAGAACTGTTGAAGGTGGAAATTGTTGTTGAGGATTAACGTTTATACTCAGCGGCTGGTCGGCCAAAATTTGCTGCGTCAGTGCCGCCGCGCTTCCTCCAGTCCGTTGAAGCGGTAAATCGCGGTGAGGGGCTGCCCCCTGTTTTCGCGGGACAATGCCAATTAATCGAATTTAGGTACAAAAAAACCGGGTAACGCGCTATGCACGCACCCGGCACAAGATCAACTCATAAACAAATTAGCACAACTAAACATCACCTTTTCTTGTTCGATTGAGAAAGAACAGAACCAGCAAATGCTTTGGTTGTATCGTTGTACTTGTTACTTTGCAAAACAGTAGAAGCCAAGCCTTCAAGACTAGAGCCAGTCTGTTTTGAGGTGTTTGTTTGAGAAAGCACCGAAGCCGCAAGGCTTTTTGCTGTTGCAGAAGATTGATTATCCTGCAAGGTTTTCGATGCAATTGATGCAAGACCAGATGAAGATTGTTTTGTGTTCTTCACGAGTAACTCCTTAACTTAAAATAAGATTAATATGAAGACAGAAAGTGAACCATTCACATTCATCTTGACATAAGCAACAGAGTGAACTATTAAAAAACAATAAGCACTGTTACTTTATAGCATATGCTACTCATATCAACGCCACTTGGTTCTTGCGGAGCCAGTGGCGTTTTTTTATTCTCCACATTTGAGGCTAAATAATAATGCACATTTTCTAAAGACGCAAGGGTAAGCCACAATATATTGTGTGTTAATTTAGTTAATACACAATATGTCATTTTTTGGTCACTAGTTAGTCACAATTGTCCACCCTAATAATCAAAATGCTGTTGAAAATTCAGATATACAAGTTAAACCTGTGTCTATAGTCTCGAGAAAAAGCGAAAAATCAGGGGTAGGCAACATTTTTGTTTCCAATCCCGAAGTCGTCAAGAATCAGAATGCACCGCCTTTGTCTTGCCGCCTCAGATGTTACGAAGTCGCTTTGATCTCGCAGTGAAACTTCACGCTCAGTCTGAGGAAAGTCTTCTGATTTCGTCCGCAGAAAGACCTGTAGCCTGCGTGATCTGATCAGCTGATCAACCCTCCGATATTTATGTACAGCGAATCAGTCTTGCTGTATATTCTTCAAAATACGGGCGGAAAATCTGCCCTGCTCTTCAACAGGTCTGTCTACGGACAAGATCAAAGCCAAGGACGGTACCACCCGTCCGGCAACTACCGATAATGAGGAAAAAGCGTTCTCTGCTTCCCGCATCGGTACCCTCCTTAACCTGCTCCACCCATCAACTTCTCACCTGATAACTGGTTATCAAGGGAGATAATCCCGCTATCGACAAGATCATCTCTTATCAGAGCAGTCCGCCTGATAATCAATGGTTGCGCTTCAAATACCCTCTTCGAGATGACATATGAAAACCCATCGGGGTCCCTTTGATTACAGGGCCAGCCGTATTAACAACTTTAGTGCTCTTTGCCAACGAATATGGGGTCCACTTTAATGAGACTGTTGAAAAACGGCACCACTGATCCCAGCAAGGGCAAATATACGCTATATATAAGCTAGATAAAAGTCATGCGTTGCATGTTAAAAATTTAAGGTAGGCAGAAAATGGATGTATTGAAACGCGCTATTATAACTCATGGAGGAGCCGGGTCGGATAGCAAGGATTCAGACGGCCCTGGGGCGGCGGCCAAAATCGGCATGGATTTTATGGGAAACGGCGGATCAGCTTTAGATGCCGTGGTTCATGCCGTGAGATATCTGGAAGATGATCCCAGATTTAATGCGGGCATCGGCTCACAACTCCGGGTCGACGGTTGCACTGTTCAGCTGGATGCCTCATGCATGACGAGTACCGGGCAATTCGGGGCCGTGGCCTGCGTTGAAGGCATGCAGAACCCGGTTGATATAGCTCATGGAGTCTTGCTGTATTCTCCCCATATCCTCATCGTCGGGCAAGGCGCACGTATTTTTGCGGAAGAACATAATATATCCGTAAAATATTTAAGCGGCTCCGGCAAAGGAAAAATTGATAACAATGACAAAACACCTTCCTGCGATACCGTGGGGGCAGTGGCCTTTGACGGAACCACCTTTGCTGCTGCTCTCAGTTCCGGCGGGTTGGAAAAAGCAGCCATCGGACGAGTCGGCGACGTCCCCCTTCCCGGATGCGGCCTGTTCAGCGGCCCTGCCGGAGCAGTTGCCTGTACCGGAGACGGTGAACATATCGCCCTCAAGCTTCTGGCGAAAAAGTCTATGAAATGCTGGAAAAAACATGCGTCCAGATGAAGCCGCACAAAATGTGATGACCCTATTTGACGATTTTGTTGATGTAGGGATCATCATTTTGACAAAAAATGGATGTGCATCAAGCGCCCGAAACGGTATGGCTTGGTCACACCGTACGGAGATGAAATGATTACGAGATCGAAACCTTTTTTCCAGGGACGTCTGATTGCTATAGGCGGGAATGAAGACAAGGTTGATGAATTAGTTGTCCTGAAACGAGTTGTTCAGGAAGTTGGAAAAAGCGAATACAAGGTGGGGGTAATCACCACAGCGAGCGATGAACCGGAACAGCGGGGCAAGCAATATCACGAGGTCTTCACCACTCTTAAGGCATCAGCAATAGAAATATTAAATATTGAAACAAGGGCGCAGGCAAACAACAGAACTCTTGCCAAGAAGCTCGAAGATGCTGATCTGATTTTTCTTGCCGGTGGCGATCAACTGCGTTTGACAACCATTTTGGGAGGATCAGGAACACTCAACATCATTCAAAATCGACTTGAAGCAGGAGCCCTTGTCGCCGGGACCAGTGCCGGGGCCGCTGTGTTCTCCGACACCATGATTTATGAAGGAAAAAGTGAAGAAGGGTTATTTAAAGGAAGAGTACTCACTACATCGGGATTCGGTTTTGTGGAAGGTATCGTCTTTGATACTCATTTTATGACAAGAGGCCGCTTTGGACGTTTGGT from Candidatus Electrothrix communis encodes the following:
- a CDS encoding bacteriohemerythrin; translated protein: MSLIRWNDSYSVNIAKIDQEHKQLVGMVNELTDAMKAGKGNDVLGEILDNLIAYTASHFQTEEKYFKEFKYPHEREHKKEHVEFVKKVLEFKKGFDQGKNIVSVSVLHFLSNWLQTHIKGADMKYSRFLNEKGVK
- a CDS encoding isoaspartyl peptidase/L-asparaginase; the encoded protein is MDVLKRAIITHGGAGSDSKDSDGPGAAAKIGMDFMGNGGSALDAVVHAVRYLEDDPRFNAGIGSQLRVDGCTVQLDASCMTSTGQFGAVACVEGMQNPVDIAHGVLLYSPHILIVGQGARIFAEEHNISVKYLSGSGKGKIDNNDKTPSCDTVGAVAFDGTTFAAALSSGGLEKAAIGRVGDVPLPGCGLFSGPAGAVACTGDGEHIALKLLAKKSMKCWKKHASR
- a CDS encoding cyanophycinase; its protein translation is MITRSKPFFQGRLIAIGGNEDKVDELVVLKRVVQEVGKSEYKVGVITTASDEPEQRGKQYHEVFTTLKASAIEILNIETRAQANNRTLAKKLEDADLIFLAGGDQLRLTTILGGSGTLNIIQNRLEAGALVAGTSAGAAVFSDTMIYEGKSEEGLFKGRVLTTSGFGFVEGIVFDTHFMTRGRFGRLVQIVTTNPTCIGVGIDEDSGVVLKGDGTIEVIGTGQVIIVDGSDIAQSNIIDIKPGGPIAVENVRIHSLVNGYGYDFKNRRFLAPSNNNPV